A stretch of DNA from Chrysiogenia bacterium:
CGGGCCCTGCTGGGCCTCATTGCGGCTTTTGCCCTGCTGGGCGTTGCCGCCCCCGCCCATGCCGATGAGGTCGAGTTCAAGGAATTCCGGCTCGTTGATGCCAGCAGTTTCTGGGTGCTGCACGAGAACAAGTGGGAGCGCCTCAAACTGGCCTGGGTTGACGGCCCCGACCAGAATGCCAACCGCCCGCTTTCCCACCGGCTGGAACTGCCCATGAATTACGCCGAGCTGCGCATCGAGTGGGTGCGCTGGCTGCGGCAGGTGGAAACTTTTCGCGAGCCCTCGCTGGCCGCGCTTCGCAAGATTCTCGAAAAATCCGACGACCGCACCTGGGAGGAACTGCCCGAGGCCGGCCCGCGCCGTCACTCGAGCGCCCGGCGCGGCACTTTCTGGGCACAGGTCGAGGTAGATGGCGACGACGTGGGCGAAGAGCTGATCAAGCAGGGCTGGGCCATCCCGCTGCTGCCCGCCGGCGTTGCCGAACCCGACAACTGGCGCGACCTGCAGGAAGAGCTGCAGAAATCCATGGACGGCTGTCGCGGCATGTGGCGCACCGTCCTGCAGCAGTGCTACCTGGCATCCGAAAACAAAACGGGCGGGAAGTAACTCCCGCCCGCTCGGCACTTCTACTCTTCAGAAAATAAGTTACGCAGCCTTGCCCGAACCGAAGTCGGGCTGCACGCCCAGTTCCGAGACGCGGCCCATGTCGATGGGGGCCGAGCTCTCACCGCGGCAGGCGAACCAGCACTTGTCGCAGATGTCGGCCTTTTCGAGATCCTTCTCCGTATACGACGAGTAGTGGGCGATGGGCTCGAGTTCGCTGCAGGGCTGCACCATCCCCTCTGGATTGACGTGGATCCACTTCTTGCCGGCTTCGCAGCCGCCGAGCGCGCCCTTGGCGAAGTACTCGGGGATGCGGCTCAGGTAGTAGTCGGAATTGCGGATGTGGCCGTGGGAGTGCTTCATCTCGATGAGCTGATTGATGACCTTCGCCACGTGGGGCACGTCCTCGGGGCCGATCATGTATTCGTCCTTGTCGGTCTTGAGCACCGAGTAGGTGCTGTAGGAAACCGATACGCCCAGATCCCAGGCCAGCTTGGCGATGTTCACCACGTCGTCAAGGTTGTCCTTCATAATAAACGTATTGAAGGAGATGCGATCGAAGCCGATGTCCTGGAAGTCGCGGCACATTTCCTTGATTTTCTCGATGTTGCCCGGAAGGCCGCGGCCCTCGTCGTGACGCTGATCGGGAAAGTCCACCGAGAAGTTGAGCTGCGAGAGGCCGGCTTCGAAGAGCTGCTCGGCCAGCTCGCGCGTCATGAGCGAGCCGTTGGTTACCATGGCGACATAGACGAAGGACTGCGCCTGCTTGATGCCGCGCACGATGTCGACAAGATCCTTGCGCAGCGTGGGCTCACCGCCGGAGATGGTCACCACCATGGGGCGGAATCGCTGGATGATCGGCGCGTAGTCGTCGATCACGGTCTCGGTCTTGGTCATCCAATAGGGGCAGAACCCGCAGCGCGCGTTGCACTTCTTGGTCACTTCCAGGTTCACCAGACGCGGGCGGCTGTTGACAGTCGAATCGACCCACTTCACCGCAGCCTTCGTCTTTTCCCACACAGTCAGCTTTCCGTTCGCCATTGCAGTCCTTCTTTCAAGCAGCTTCTTCGCGCGTTTTGCGCCCGCTCACGTCAATTCCGTCGAGCATCTCGGGGGCCTTCCAGCCCAGCAGGTTGAACACCGTCGGGAAGAAATCCACGGTGCGATAGGGTTGATCCTCTTCAATGGGGTGATTCGTCAGAAACGGTACCAGCATCTGGTGGCGCGTGAGCGCCCCGTGGCTCCCCATGTGCTCAGGATGCTCGAACCGCAGGCGCAGATCATGGCCGTCGCTGGCGCAAGCGACCAGATCCCCTGCCCTTGCGGACTCGAAGACCTGGGTGAGCTGCACCAGCGCGTCGGGATACTCCGAGTCGAAGGTCAGATCGAGGGCCTGACGATCATCCATCAGCTTGGGCAGACCGCCGTAACCGAAGGGATCGATGCCCGAGAGGACCTCGTAGGCGATCTTGCCGCCGGCCCTGCGCTCGATGCGGGCCATTCCCTCGCGGGTCTTCACCCGCACGGCGCCGTCCTCACCCGGACCGGCGAGCATTTCCACGCTCTCGAACTCGAGCATGTGGTCGATCAGATCGCCCAATCGCCCGCCGTCCATCTCTTCGAAGACCGTGCGCTCAGCCCATCCGCTCTTGCCCCGGAAGTAGAGGTTCGCCATGGAGTTTCCGCTTACCATCAGCGCCGAGTCGGCGTCGGTCCAGTGGCGGAACACATTGGGGTGGCTGTAGAGCTTGAACTTCTGCTCCATCAGATGCGCTTCGAGATCGAAGTGTGTGTGAGTCTCGGTCATCCCGTGGTCGGCGCTGATGAAGAAGAGCGTGTCTTCGAGGCAGCCGATGCGGTTCAATACTTCGCAAATCTCGCCGACGGTCTCGTCGATTTCCCGGTAGGATTCGGTGCACTCATCGGACTTGAGGTGCTTGTAGTGGCCGGTGTGGTCGGGCCCCGGAAGCGAGCAGAAGATGAAGTCGAATTCCTCGCACACCGCGCGGCGCAGGCTCTCGGTAATGGCCCGATGGATGAAGCGGTGGTCGGCGGTGTAGTGCGCCAGGATGTGATTGAGTCCGAGCTTGAAACGCCGGCGCGAGCGCGGCAGCCCGCGCGCGATCGGGTTGTGCATGTTGAAACTGGAGGGACGCAGCTCGAAGATCGTCGGGACGTCCGTGCTCAGATCCGAATTGAAACGCCACCCGCCGATGCCGCAGTAACTGCGCGTTCGCGAAATGCTGAAGGGCGATTTTTCGGCATAGGCCTGGCGGTCGAACCACCGGATGCCCGGCACGTTGCAGGGCCCGGGAAAACGTCCGGTCGAAAACGGTAGATACGCCGGTCCCGTCGTCGAGGGGAACACCGTCGTCGCCTGCGCGGCGGCGCCGGGATCGGTGATGAATTTCTTGATGTTGGGCAGCTCGCCGGCAGCCACAAGCTCACGCATGCGATCGGCACGCGCGCCATCAGCTAACAAAAAAATACAACGGTTGTAGAGGCCTGAGCTCATGCTGCTCCGGTCCCGATTCCTTCTGCCCTCTGGAGCCCGGGAGTTTCTAAAAAGGTGCGGCAGTTGCAGGAGTGCAACCTCACCAACGCCCAATGTCGCCTGTATCTGCCCGATTATAGTGTGATACAAATCACATTTCACTGGTCCTGCGCGGTCGTGGGGACAACCTCTCGCAGGTGCTCGCTTCCTCAGCCGCCATGCGCAAATTATCTCACGCACAGTGCCCAAGGTGTGGCCGCCATCACTACGCGGCCTCCAAGCCGGGTGCTATATAGACCATCCGTGAGAAAAAATCGGCCCATATTTGTGAGTTTTTCGCCCCTGCGCGCCCTGCTGGGCGCCTGCGCGCTCATTCTCTGCCTGGGCGCGGGGCCCCTGCTGGCGCAGGAATCCGCCCCCGCTGCCATGGAGGAATCCCAGCCCATGAGCGAGGAAGCACCGGCCCCCCGGGCCATCAGCCCCTGCGAGCACTGGCTGCAGACCCGCATCGGCGACAAGGACCCGACAGCCCTTGATCTCGAAGCCCTCCTGCTTGGCGAGAATGCCGCTCCGCCGACCCCCGTTTGCCGCCTGCGGGCGATCTTCCTGGCCGCCGATCAGGCCCCCGCCCGCGCCGAGACCCTCCACACCCTGGGGCGCTCCGAGGCCCTCGCACTGCTCCAGAAGCACGAGGGCTGGGAAGAGTTCGACGAGGGCGACATCGAGGATCATCTTCAGGAGGCAAATGCCGGGGACGCCCCCGCCCTGTTCTGGGTGGGCTACTTCTGGGGCCACCTGCTCAAGCACATGAATCCGCTCTCGGCGGGTAGCCAGCGCGGCGACGTCGTCGCCATTCTCGAGCGAAGCCTCGAGCTCTCCCCCGAGTATTATGCCGGGGCAGCCGATGTCTGGCTGGGGGCCTACTATGCCTCCCTGCCCCGCTTCTTCGGACGCGACCTCGATCGATCTGCTGCCCACTTCCGTCGCGGGCTCTCTCACGCGGGCGATCACATGGGGCGCCAATGGACCTTTGCCCAGTCCTTCCTCGCAGGCCGCGACAACGAGGCCTTCCTGCGCGAGCTCAACCAGATTGCCGGCGAAAAGCCCGAGCCGGGCACCCCCTGGTACA
This window harbors:
- a CDS encoding alkaline phosphatase family protein; this translates as MRELVAAGELPNIKKFITDPGAAAQATTVFPSTTGPAYLPFSTGRFPGPCNVPGIRWFDRQAYAEKSPFSISRTRSYCGIGGWRFNSDLSTDVPTIFELRPSSFNMHNPIARGLPRSRRRFKLGLNHILAHYTADHRFIHRAITESLRRAVCEEFDFIFCSLPGPDHTGHYKHLKSDECTESYREIDETVGEICEVLNRIGCLEDTLFFISADHGMTETHTHFDLEAHLMEQKFKLYSHPNVFRHWTDADSALMVSGNSMANLYFRGKSGWAERTVFEEMDGGRLGDLIDHMLEFESVEMLAGPGEDGAVRVKTREGMARIERRAGGKIAYEVLSGIDPFGYGGLPKLMDDRQALDLTFDSEYPDALVQLTQVFESARAGDLVACASDGHDLRLRFEHPEHMGSHGALTRHQMLVPFLTNHPIEEDQPYRTVDFFPTVFNLLGWKAPEMLDGIDVSGRKTREEAA
- a CDS encoding radical SAM protein; the protein is MANGKLTVWEKTKAAVKWVDSTVNSRPRLVNLEVTKKCNARCGFCPYWMTKTETVIDDYAPIIQRFRPMVVTISGGEPTLRKDLVDIVRGIKQAQSFVYVAMVTNGSLMTRELAEQLFEAGLSQLNFSVDFPDQRHDEGRGLPGNIEKIKEMCRDFQDIGFDRISFNTFIMKDNLDDVVNIAKLAWDLGVSVSYSTYSVLKTDKDEYMIGPEDVPHVAKVINQLIEMKHSHGHIRNSDYYLSRIPEYFAKGALGGCEAGKKWIHVNPEGMVQPCSELEPIAHYSSYTEKDLEKADICDKCWFACRGESSAPIDMGRVSELGVQPDFGSGKAA